Proteins encoded in a region of the Armatimonadia bacterium genome:
- a CDS encoding tetratricopeptide repeat protein, with product MSRSIRKEAEASMGKWLKRVLVVVLVLEVLCVNTILAALYLQSVGDQAFRDGRTVRALRVYQVTTHLLPFVQRPRVNVARCLVKLGRKNEALAILRDVVNKQRGEAEYRYRLASLALDVGSVPEAVVQCQVGLERRPHSPLLHGVLARALRRLGRSADAANTYQTGAVALGYDDFASNLARALRDSGRAEDAETFEKAAAVMRSKSGPSPSGSGE from the coding sequence ATGTCCCGCTCGATCCGGAAAGAGGCTGAGGCGAGCATGGGTAAGTGGCTGAAGCGAGTGTTGGTCGTGGTCCTTGTGCTGGAGGTCCTCTGCGTCAACACGATCCTTGCTGCGCTGTACCTGCAGTCGGTTGGGGATCAGGCCTTCAGGGACGGCCGGACAGTTCGGGCACTGCGGGTCTACCAGGTGACGACGCACCTGCTCCCCTTCGTTCAGCGCCCCCGTGTGAACGTGGCGCGGTGCCTGGTGAAGCTGGGCCGAAAGAACGAGGCCCTTGCGATCCTCCGGGACGTCGTGAACAAGCAGCGCGGTGAGGCAGAGTACCGGTACCGACTTGCGTCGCTCGCGCTCGACGTCGGGAGCGTGCCCGAGGCCGTCGTTCAGTGTCAGGTGGGACTGGAACGCCGTCCCCACTCGCCGCTCCTGCATGGAGTCCTCGCACGAGCGCTCCGGCGACTGGGGCGCAGCGCAGACGCTGCCAACACGTACCAGACCGGAGCTGTGGCGCTCGGGTACGACGACTTCGCGAGCAACCTCGCACGGGCCCTGAGGGACAGTGGTCGGGCTGAGGACGCCGAGACGTTTGAGAAAGCAGCCGCCGTGATGCGCTCGAAGAGCGGACCCTCGCCGTCGGGCTCGGGTGAATGA